A section of the Verrucomicrobium sp. GAS474 genome encodes:
- a CDS encoding HAD family phosphatase, with protein MNPHAELVVPAGPFDGYIFDCDGTLAETMPLHYKAWTRAFEELKTPFVFDEDYFYSLGGTPTVRIVQIFNEKYGTSYDPQTVSDHKEHIFTEIMHDLTPIDEVIALARQYKAEGKPVSVASGGTRPVVLKTLEAIGLKDFFPIVVTAEDVVHGKPFPDMFLLAAERMGTTPDKTLVFEDALTGINAAKAAKMQYAVVPHPSVRGNARPPKPIS; from the coding sequence ATGAATCCCCACGCTGAACTCGTCGTCCCCGCCGGTCCCTTCGACGGCTACATCTTCGACTGCGACGGCACCCTCGCCGAGACGATGCCGCTCCATTACAAGGCCTGGACCCGGGCCTTCGAGGAATTGAAGACGCCCTTCGTCTTCGACGAGGATTACTTCTACAGCCTCGGCGGGACGCCGACGGTCCGGATCGTCCAGATCTTCAACGAGAAGTACGGGACGAGCTACGATCCCCAGACGGTCTCCGACCACAAGGAGCATATCTTCACCGAGATCATGCACGACCTGACGCCGATCGACGAGGTGATCGCCCTCGCCCGGCAGTACAAGGCGGAAGGGAAACCGGTCTCGGTCGCCTCGGGCGGGACCCGGCCGGTGGTCCTGAAGACGCTGGAGGCGATCGGCCTGAAGGATTTCTTCCCCATCGTCGTGACCGCCGAGGACGTGGTCCACGGGAAGCCGTTCCCCGACATGTTCCTCCTCGCCGCCGAGAGGATGGGGACGACGCCCGACAAGACCCTGGTTTTCGAGGATGCCCTCACCGGGATCAATGCGGCGAAGGCGGCGAAGATGCAGTACGCCGTCGTCCCCCACCCCTCGGTGCGCGGCAATGCCCGGCCGCCGAAGCCGATTTCCTAA
- a CDS encoding ATP-binding protein — protein MVSGTPIESQKFALDGLLRLRWVAVIGQIAACLVARLVFKIELPVVTLAAGIVLTVVTNAGVIAMSLRRSPLEESTSRLVCGALLLLDTATLTAMLYVTGGIHNPFATFFLLHLTIAAILLPPLWTWIGVSLSGVGSVLLYYSPSLLRTTSGQILISDPDFFLYGNISGLVLTGACITYFVTRLSADLRRHEAELARARAISERGERFAALATLAAGVAHELATPLGTIAVASSELEYLAKENKPGEEILPDARLIRNEVERCRHILEKLNDKTMSSLGESPAPVALGKIPELLPSYLKASSRGQVAYEISVEARNLRLVISEEALLQSLAVLVNNGAEAVAVAGNRSPEPGVVVRIEREGGHVSFIVRDEGCGMDVETVRRVGEPFFTTKAPGLGMGLGLFLVRAFAEKARGTFRVESVRGQGTAVFLSIPLDL, from the coding sequence ATGGTTTCCGGCACGCCGATCGAATCGCAGAAATTCGCCCTCGACGGGTTGTTGCGGCTCCGCTGGGTCGCGGTGATCGGCCAGATCGCGGCCTGCCTGGTGGCCCGCCTCGTCTTCAAGATCGAGCTCCCCGTCGTGACCCTCGCCGCCGGGATCGTCCTGACGGTGGTGACGAATGCCGGGGTCATCGCGATGAGCCTCCGGCGGTCGCCCCTGGAGGAGTCGACCTCGCGGCTCGTCTGCGGCGCCCTCCTCCTCCTCGATACGGCGACCCTCACGGCGATGCTCTACGTCACGGGCGGCATCCACAATCCCTTCGCCACGTTCTTCCTCCTCCACCTCACCATCGCGGCGATCCTCCTGCCGCCCCTCTGGACGTGGATCGGGGTGAGCCTGAGCGGCGTCGGCTCGGTCCTTCTTTATTACTCGCCCTCGCTCTTGCGGACGACCTCGGGACAGATCCTGATCTCCGATCCCGATTTCTTCCTCTACGGGAATATCTCCGGCCTCGTCCTCACCGGGGCCTGCATCACCTACTTCGTCACCCGCCTCAGCGCCGACCTCCGGCGGCACGAGGCCGAGCTGGCCCGCGCCCGGGCGATCTCGGAGCGGGGGGAGCGGTTCGCCGCCCTGGCGACCCTCGCCGCGGGGGTGGCGCACGAGCTGGCGACCCCGCTCGGGACGATCGCGGTGGCGAGTTCCGAACTCGAATACCTGGCGAAGGAAAACAAGCCGGGCGAGGAGATCCTCCCCGACGCTCGCCTGATCCGCAACGAGGTCGAGCGGTGCCGCCATATCCTCGAAAAGCTCAACGACAAGACGATGAGCAGCCTCGGCGAGTCGCCCGCGCCGGTGGCGTTGGGGAAGATCCCGGAGCTCCTCCCCTCCTACCTGAAGGCCTCCTCCCGGGGGCAGGTCGCCTACGAGATTTCGGTCGAGGCCCGGAACCTCCGGCTCGTGATCTCGGAGGAGGCGCTCCTCCAGTCCCTTGCCGTCCTGGTGAACAACGGGGCCGAGGCGGTGGCCGTCGCCGGGAACCGCTCGCCGGAGCCGGGGGTGGTGGTCCGCATCGAGCGTGAGGGGGGCCACGTTTCCTTCATCGTCCGCGACGAGGGATGCGGGATGGATGTCGAGACGGTCCGTCGCGTCGGGGAGCCGTTCTTCACGACGAAGGCCCCGGGCCTCGGCATGGGGCTGGGGCTCTTCCTCGTCCGCGCCTTCGCCGAGAAGGCGCGGGGGACCTTCCGCGTCGAGTCGGTGCGGGGGCAGGGGACCGCGGTTTTCCTTTCGATTCCTTTGGATTTATGA
- a CDS encoding response regulator yields the protein MKTPDPVQAPALKKLLLVDDDEAFRERLAVAMKRRGYETLTAPSAAEALRLAPAFGPTAAVVDLKMPEENGLVLVKALRERFPNIVVIVLTGYGSIATALDAVRLGAADYLTKPADADRIHEALQGKTPSVEAPLPEVETPTLDRVEWEHMQRILSDCGHNISQTARVLGIDRRSLQRKLSKYPPNK from the coding sequence ATGAAGACACCCGACCCCGTGCAGGCTCCCGCGCTGAAGAAGCTCCTCCTCGTGGATGACGACGAGGCGTTCCGCGAGCGGCTCGCCGTGGCGATGAAGCGACGCGGCTACGAGACCCTCACCGCCCCCTCCGCCGCCGAGGCGCTCCGCCTCGCCCCGGCCTTCGGGCCGACCGCCGCCGTCGTCGACCTGAAGATGCCGGAGGAAAACGGCCTCGTCCTGGTGAAGGCCCTCCGGGAGCGGTTCCCGAACATCGTCGTGATCGTCCTCACCGGCTACGGGAGCATCGCCACGGCGCTCGACGCCGTCCGGCTGGGGGCGGCCGATTACCTGACGAAGCCCGCCGATGCCGACCGCATCCACGAGGCCCTGCAGGGGAAGACCCCCTCGGTCGAGGCTCCGCTTCCCGAGGTCGAGACGCCGACGCTCGACCGGGTCGAGTGGGAGCACATGCAGCGGATCCTATCGGACTGCGGCCACAACATCAGCCAGACGGCCCGCGTCCTCGGCATCGACCGGCGCTCCCTCCAGCGGAAACTCTCGAAGTACCCGCCGAACAAGTAG
- a CDS encoding DEAD/DEAH box helicase: MAPPTLSLTRDHLARIGGWPVLKEAEALVNGGRVEGVELDPATGFLTGKVRLPSGTAFLTPRLRPAFRLSEVEAVCSCRPSREGGIVCAHAIALGLARLKHGTAGEKASPSAAPSAPQQQPPPPSLFVPLDEAPPGAEPLFPSFLLPLQFAEAWRGNRMRIILEAAAEEGKPSQPWDAVVRGKKPPFAVPEPLCTALRILEKKNHPLPGIVVLESADFDPFFLALAQTGTGSPSASLGKKEAVRVGRSDVVPILHVTRLPDTAQKQNRLRVELLSPTAEVGEWLPSATGRWLLGNGRLTFHPGAGPALQSLSKAPTEIGIAELPHLLQLPSIAGKIEVQLDAAVAAIEWRESRPKFSVFLDGTLNALVCRLEAHYGERGFPLLGRPLPKPSDPARWIADAVTPGLFHGRQIGTETAALHDLAAAGFQAAPGNSDMAKLAGEREIIAFLADHLPEWRREWEVETSPRLASLLAQCRTIEPTIRVSSAAGGNDWLQVETSFASRDGAVTLSPGEVRQLLDTGRTHKRLASGAIALLPGKALAEWQATLADCDPESEASLGSARVESRYAPYLAETLKDRSGVTWTAPSVLNAKAAAPALPASLDAVLRPYQKEGTAWLHRLTAGGFGGILADEMGLGKTLQTLAFLLSRKESGSAKGPSLVVAPTGLLYNWQREAARFAPGLKTALLHGPDRHAMLAQAAGYDLLLTSYALLRRDGDAYAPLALDTVILDEAQHIKNRFSQNAQAVKRLRAAQRLILTGTPLENSLLDLWSMFDFLMPGYLGPAKAFRDRYETPITKTDDGPALKRLRRRIHPFLLRRTKADVAKEIPDRIESVAWCELSAEQRETYQALLEAGRREVFEHSGKQGNAAKRTMAMLSALTRLRQAACHLDLLPLPKEKKWEEPSAKLDTLFDLLEEAVDGGHRLLVFSQFTRFLDLIEARLKAEGIAFCRLDGSTSPLARQAEIDRFQGDAAVPVFLISLKAGGAGINLTAADTVVHCDPWWNPAAEDQATARAHRIGQEKVVTSYKLIARGTVEEKILQLQEKKRDLVEKTLLGEEALLSRLTQEEWEDLLAG, encoded by the coding sequence ATGGCTCCCCCCACCCTTTCCCTCACCCGGGACCACCTCGCGAGGATCGGCGGCTGGCCCGTCCTGAAGGAGGCCGAGGCCCTCGTCAACGGCGGCCGCGTCGAGGGGGTCGAGCTCGATCCCGCCACCGGCTTCCTCACCGGGAAAGTCCGCCTTCCCTCCGGCACCGCCTTTCTCACCCCCCGGCTCCGTCCCGCCTTCCGCCTTTCGGAAGTCGAGGCCGTCTGCAGCTGCCGCCCCTCCCGCGAGGGCGGGATCGTCTGCGCCCACGCCATCGCCCTCGGCCTGGCCCGGCTCAAACACGGCACGGCGGGAGAAAAGGCGTCACCTTCCGCCGCCCCGTCCGCGCCGCAACAGCAACCCCCGCCCCCCTCCCTCTTCGTCCCCCTCGACGAAGCCCCGCCCGGAGCCGAGCCGCTCTTCCCCTCCTTCCTCCTTCCCCTCCAGTTCGCCGAGGCGTGGCGGGGGAACCGGATGCGGATCATCCTCGAGGCGGCCGCCGAAGAGGGGAAGCCCTCCCAGCCTTGGGATGCCGTCGTGCGGGGGAAGAAGCCTCCCTTCGCCGTTCCCGAGCCGCTCTGCACGGCCCTCCGCATCCTCGAAAAAAAGAACCATCCCCTCCCCGGCATCGTCGTCCTGGAGTCCGCCGACTTCGACCCCTTCTTCCTCGCCCTCGCCCAGACCGGAACCGGGAGCCCCTCCGCCTCGCTCGGCAAGAAAGAGGCCGTGCGGGTGGGACGCTCCGACGTCGTCCCGATCCTCCACGTCACCCGCCTGCCCGACACGGCGCAAAAGCAGAACCGCCTCCGGGTCGAACTCCTTTCCCCCACCGCCGAGGTCGGGGAATGGCTCCCGTCCGCCACGGGCCGGTGGCTCCTCGGCAACGGACGGCTCACCTTCCACCCCGGGGCGGGGCCCGCCCTCCAAAGCCTTTCCAAGGCGCCGACCGAGATCGGCATCGCCGAGTTGCCCCACCTCCTCCAGCTCCCCTCGATCGCCGGGAAGATCGAGGTCCAACTCGACGCCGCCGTCGCCGCCATCGAATGGCGGGAGAGCCGCCCGAAGTTCTCCGTCTTCCTCGACGGCACCCTGAACGCCCTGGTCTGCCGCCTCGAGGCCCATTACGGCGAGCGGGGCTTCCCCCTCCTTGGACGACCCCTCCCGAAGCCCTCCGATCCCGCCCGCTGGATCGCCGACGCCGTCACGCCGGGGCTCTTCCACGGTCGCCAGATCGGGACCGAGACCGCCGCACTCCACGACCTCGCCGCTGCCGGATTCCAGGCCGCGCCGGGAAACTCCGACATGGCGAAGCTCGCCGGAGAGCGGGAGATCATCGCCTTCCTCGCCGATCACCTCCCCGAGTGGCGGCGGGAATGGGAGGTCGAGACCTCCCCCCGCCTCGCCTCCCTCCTGGCCCAATGCCGGACCATCGAGCCGACGATCCGGGTTTCCTCCGCTGCAGGAGGCAACGACTGGCTCCAGGTCGAGACCTCCTTCGCCAGCCGGGACGGGGCCGTCACCCTCTCCCCCGGCGAGGTCCGCCAGCTCCTCGACACCGGGCGGACCCACAAGCGGCTCGCCTCCGGCGCCATCGCCCTCCTCCCCGGGAAGGCCCTCGCCGAATGGCAGGCGACCCTCGCCGATTGCGATCCCGAATCGGAGGCGAGCCTCGGCTCGGCCCGCGTCGAAAGCCGGTACGCCCCCTACCTCGCCGAGACCCTGAAAGACCGCTCCGGCGTAACGTGGACCGCCCCGTCGGTGCTGAACGCGAAGGCCGCCGCCCCGGCCCTCCCCGCCTCGCTCGACGCGGTCCTCCGCCCCTACCAGAAGGAAGGGACCGCCTGGCTCCACCGCCTCACGGCGGGCGGCTTCGGCGGCATCCTCGCCGACGAGATGGGCCTCGGCAAAACGCTCCAGACCCTCGCCTTCCTCCTCTCGCGGAAGGAATCGGGAAGCGCCAAGGGCCCCTCCCTCGTCGTCGCCCCCACCGGCCTCCTCTACAATTGGCAGCGCGAGGCGGCCCGCTTCGCCCCCGGCCTGAAGACCGCCCTCCTCCACGGCCCCGACCGCCACGCGATGCTGGCGCAGGCGGCCGGGTACGACCTCCTCCTCACCTCCTACGCCCTGCTCCGCCGGGACGGCGACGCCTACGCCCCGCTCGCCCTCGACACCGTGATCCTCGACGAGGCGCAGCACATCAAGAACCGCTTCAGCCAGAACGCCCAGGCGGTGAAGCGGCTCCGCGCCGCCCAGCGCCTCATCCTTACCGGGACGCCGCTCGAGAACAGCCTCCTCGACCTCTGGTCGATGTTCGACTTCCTCATGCCCGGCTACCTCGGCCCGGCGAAGGCGTTCCGCGACCGCTACGAGACCCCGATCACGAAGACCGACGACGGCCCCGCGTTGAAGCGCCTCCGCCGCCGCATTCACCCCTTCCTCCTCCGCCGCACGAAGGCCGACGTGGCGAAGGAAATCCCCGACCGGATCGAGAGCGTCGCCTGGTGCGAGCTCTCCGCCGAGCAGCGCGAGACCTACCAGGCGCTCCTCGAGGCGGGCCGCCGGGAGGTCTTCGAGCATTCGGGGAAGCAGGGCAACGCGGCGAAGCGGACGATGGCGATGCTCTCCGCCCTCACCCGCCTCCGGCAGGCCGCCTGCCACCTCGATCTGCTTCCGCTCCCGAAGGAGAAGAAATGGGAGGAACCGTCGGCGAAACTCGACACCCTCTTCGACCTCCTCGAGGAAGCCGTCGACGGCGGCCACCGCCTCCTCGTCTTCAGCCAGTTCACCCGTTTCCTCGACCTCATCGAGGCGCGCCTGAAGGCGGAGGGGATCGCCTTCTGCCGCCTCGACGGCTCGACCTCCCCGCTGGCGCGGCAGGCCGAGATCGACCGCTTCCAGGGCGACGCCGCGGTCCCGGTTTTCCTCATCAGCCTCAAGGCGGGCGGCGCGGGCATCAACCTCACCGCCGCCGACACCGTCGTCCATTGCGATCCGTGGTGGAACCCCGCCGCCGAGGACCAGGCGACGGCCCGCGCCCACCGCATCGGGCAGGAGAAGGTCGTCACCTCCTACAAGCTCATCGCGCGCGGGACCGTCGAGGAGAAGATCCTCCAGCTCCAGGAAAAGAAGCGCGACCTGGTCGAGAAGACCCTCCTCGGGGAGGAGGCCCTCCTCTCCCGCCTCACGCAGGAAGAGTGGGAAGACCTCCTGGCAGGTTGA
- a CDS encoding HD domain-containing phosphohydrolase: protein MSVPAATEPLKHLLIVHDDRVVLDSLASYFRNIYSVAFCESATDAGVMIRQGFQPNVILTSHRYMNLKGDSFIEDARRMMPGVAVVYTVTGQQMNVLGLSTVLNGQDYMFLNLEWQIPEIIQAVRLAFQYYRLNTQAMGLRAKKSRESTVLDKVREENRISQRRMATETSELARNHFQMISILGELLGALTLGDIHQTNHALHTAYVAREIGRAMNLPKAEMMPLVVAALFHDVGKSAPSLSEKVSSSVLWPEPGRLTPVEQTVYERHVAEGVAILAKAGLPEKVRNLVEAHHERLDGSGFPKKLSGEQIPVGARIIAVADFFHNTAYRNTTETAGLTEAQRLDRALAQIRSREVFFGADIVAAFFAVADHLGTASTLSFEKELLEGDWTELFPEIAEIHARYEAAALAEQA, encoded by the coding sequence ATGTCCGTTCCCGCCGCCACCGAACCGCTGAAGCATCTCCTGATCGTCCATGACGACCGGGTCGTCCTCGACAGCCTCGCCTCCTATTTTCGGAACATCTATTCGGTCGCCTTCTGCGAGTCGGCGACCGACGCGGGCGTCATGATCCGCCAGGGGTTCCAGCCGAACGTGATCCTGACCTCGCACCGTTACATGAACCTGAAGGGGGACAGCTTCATCGAGGACGCCCGGCGCATGATGCCCGGGGTGGCGGTGGTCTACACCGTCACGGGTCAACAGATGAACGTGCTGGGCCTGAGTACCGTCCTCAACGGCCAGGACTACATGTTCCTGAACCTCGAATGGCAGATCCCGGAAATCATCCAGGCCGTCCGCCTGGCCTTCCAGTATTACCGCCTGAACACGCAGGCCATGGGCCTGCGCGCGAAGAAGTCGCGGGAGTCGACCGTCCTCGACAAGGTCCGGGAGGAGAACCGGATCTCCCAGCGCCGGATGGCGACGGAGACCTCCGAGCTGGCCCGGAACCACTTCCAGATGATCTCGATCCTCGGGGAACTCCTCGGTGCCCTGACCCTGGGCGACATCCATCAGACGAACCACGCGCTCCATACGGCCTACGTCGCGCGGGAGATCGGCCGGGCGATGAATCTGCCGAAGGCGGAGATGATGCCCCTCGTCGTCGCGGCCCTCTTCCACGACGTCGGCAAAAGCGCGCCTTCCCTGTCCGAGAAGGTCTCCTCCTCGGTCCTCTGGCCGGAGCCGGGAAGGCTGACCCCGGTGGAGCAGACCGTCTACGAGCGCCATGTCGCCGAAGGGGTCGCCATCCTGGCGAAGGCCGGCCTGCCCGAGAAGGTGCGGAATCTGGTCGAAGCCCATCACGAGCGCCTCGACGGGAGCGGCTTCCCGAAGAAGCTTTCCGGGGAGCAGATCCCCGTCGGGGCCCGGATCATCGCCGTCGCCGATTTTTTCCACAATACCGCCTACCGGAACACGACGGAGACGGCGGGCCTGACCGAGGCCCAGCGGCTCGACCGGGCCCTGGCGCAGATCCGTTCGCGGGAAGTCTTTTTCGGAGCCGACATCGTCGCGGCGTTCTTTGCCGTCGCCGATCATCTCGGCACGGCCAGCACGCTCTCGTTCGAGAAGGAGCTCCTCGAAGGGGATTGGACCGAGCTCTTCCCCGAGATCGCCGAGATCCATGCCCGCTACGAGGCGGCGGCGCTCGCCGAGCAGGCCTAA
- a CDS encoding histidinol-phosphatase HisJ family protein encodes MKLFTDYHSHPQAHKLQPYTAELLGPWAVTAREKGLRDIAFTDHDRYCAGVDLDALDRFRAANPDLAIRAGIELDNDPETSAAGRAWVERNWDRLDFVLGSVHYLAGKEKMFDSADQTAQFAERPVEAIYEDYIDQVFRMIDRGHIDCLSHLDLVKIHGFRPAGEPLPFFEPLLQRIKKADLAMEINTAGWRKTVNEQYPSETLLRRAVEFGIPITFSSDAHSHFQLGEDYAKLAPIVAALGIKEVPIFEKHRRTMVPLI; translated from the coding sequence ATGAAGCTCTTCACCGACTACCACAGCCATCCCCAAGCCCACAAACTCCAGCCCTACACCGCCGAGCTCCTCGGCCCCTGGGCGGTGACGGCCCGGGAAAAGGGGCTGCGGGACATCGCATTCACCGATCACGACCGTTATTGCGCCGGGGTCGACCTCGACGCCCTCGACCGTTTCCGCGCCGCCAATCCCGACCTCGCCATCCGCGCCGGGATCGAGCTCGACAACGATCCCGAGACCTCCGCCGCCGGACGGGCGTGGGTCGAGAGGAACTGGGACCGCCTCGACTTCGTCCTCGGCTCGGTCCACTACCTCGCGGGCAAGGAGAAGATGTTCGACTCGGCCGACCAGACCGCCCAGTTCGCCGAGCGGCCCGTCGAGGCCATCTACGAGGATTACATCGACCAGGTCTTCCGGATGATCGACCGGGGCCACATCGATTGCCTCTCCCACCTCGACCTCGTGAAGATCCACGGCTTCCGCCCGGCGGGGGAACCCCTGCCCTTCTTCGAGCCCCTCCTCCAGCGGATCAAGAAGGCCGACCTGGCGATGGAGATCAACACCGCAGGCTGGCGCAAGACGGTGAACGAGCAGTACCCGAGCGAGACCCTCCTGCGGCGCGCCGTCGAGTTCGGCATCCCGATCACCTTCTCCTCCGACGCCCACTCCCACTTCCAGCTCGGCGAGGATTACGCCAAGCTCGCCCCCATCGTCGCCGCTCTCGGAATCAAGGAAGTCCCGATCTTCGAGAAGCATCGGCGGACGATGGTCCCCCTCATCTGA
- a CDS encoding DUF192 domain-containing protein — MKAARLLSLLAAAASICAGLVLPFAPQAAALAQSQTQPAEPTAPQPTLPAVELRIGNARVTAEIARTPEQLERGLMFRTAMADNAGMLFVLGPERRATFWMANTLLPLSVAYMDKNGRILEVHDMRPLDRSPVPSQSDKIAYALEMNQGWFELNRITPPVAVKPAEGTFGKAPLAP; from the coding sequence GTGAAAGCCGCCCGCCTCCTTTCCCTTCTTGCCGCGGCGGCGTCGATCTGCGCCGGCCTCGTCCTGCCCTTCGCCCCGCAGGCGGCGGCCCTGGCCCAGAGCCAGACCCAGCCCGCCGAGCCGACCGCCCCCCAGCCGACCCTTCCCGCCGTCGAGCTCCGGATCGGCAATGCCCGCGTGACCGCCGAGATCGCCCGCACCCCGGAGCAGCTCGAGCGCGGCCTCATGTTCCGCACCGCGATGGCCGACAACGCCGGGATGCTCTTCGTCCTCGGCCCCGAGCGGCGGGCGACCTTCTGGATGGCCAACACCCTCCTCCCCCTCTCCGTCGCCTACATGGACAAGAACGGCCGCATCCTCGAAGTCCACGACATGCGCCCCCTCGACCGCAGCCCCGTCCCGAGCCAGAGCGACAAGATCGCCTACGCCCTGGAGATGAACCAGGGCTGGTTCGAGCTCAACCGGATCACGCCCCCCGTCGCCGTAAAACCCGCAGAAGGGACTTTCGGCAAGGCCCCGCTTGCGCCATAG
- a CDS encoding cyclic nucleotide-binding domain-containing protein — translation MHELSAIGIFSTLKEDDRDLLASYGEFQPVAEGAVLIEEGQLQPYLYCILSGQLRVVRFNESDAFVIATLFPGESIGEMAIFDLSPASATVQATQFTHVWRIAYEQFMAFVTDNPVTGVQILTSLLITLSRRMKQIDPLTSPGVAQKIE, via the coding sequence ATGCACGAACTTTCCGCCATCGGTATCTTCTCCACTCTCAAGGAAGATGATCGGGACCTTCTGGCTTCCTATGGGGAATTCCAGCCCGTCGCCGAAGGAGCCGTCCTGATCGAGGAAGGCCAGCTGCAGCCCTACCTTTACTGCATCCTCAGCGGCCAGCTCCGCGTCGTCCGCTTCAACGAGAGCGACGCCTTCGTCATCGCCACCCTCTTCCCCGGCGAGTCGATCGGCGAGATGGCGATCTTCGACCTCTCCCCCGCCAGCGCCACCGTCCAGGCGACCCAGTTCACCCACGTCTGGCGGATCGCCTACGAGCAGTTCATGGCCTTCGTCACCGACAATCCCGTCACCGGCGTCCAGATCCTGACCTCCCTCCTCATCACCCTCTCCCGCCGGATGAAGCAGATCGATCCCCTCACCTCGCCCGGCGTCGCCCAAAAAATCGAATAG
- a CDS encoding MBL fold metallo-hydrolase, producing MQVTFLGTADGHTSPLGRSHSGILIQASDFSLLLDCGANVAQYLSMHKIDPNVPEAIWLSHAHSDHIGQFPMLIQSLWLRTRRAPLHIYAPDAIVPVLQDYLVKCILFPELIGFPIVWHPLTPTAKATKHGGFTLKGFATAHLDNLASFFQKKYPQTCFDCYGLVLDTPKGRYVYSADIALPEELRPALKKPVKALFCELTHFPEAALFEELAGKSVETLCVTHYPDHFVKAEAALRKLAKKSGYKGKVEVMTERQTCEL from the coding sequence ATGCAGGTCACATTCTTGGGTACCGCCGACGGACATACCAGCCCTCTCGGACGCAGCCATTCGGGCATCCTGATCCAGGCTTCCGACTTCAGCCTCCTCCTCGATTGCGGCGCCAACGTCGCCCAATACCTGTCGATGCACAAGATCGACCCGAACGTCCCCGAGGCGATCTGGCTCAGCCACGCCCACAGCGACCACATCGGCCAATTCCCCATGCTGATCCAGTCCCTCTGGCTCCGCACCCGCCGCGCCCCCCTCCACATCTACGCGCCCGACGCGATCGTCCCGGTGCTGCAGGACTACCTGGTGAAGTGCATCCTCTTCCCGGAACTCATCGGCTTCCCCATCGTCTGGCATCCCCTCACCCCGACGGCCAAGGCGACGAAGCACGGCGGCTTCACGTTGAAGGGCTTCGCCACCGCCCACCTCGACAACCTCGCCAGCTTCTTCCAGAAGAAGTATCCGCAGACCTGCTTCGACTGCTACGGCCTCGTCCTCGACACGCCGAAGGGCCGCTACGTCTACTCCGCCGACATCGCCCTTCCCGAGGAACTCCGCCCCGCGCTGAAGAAGCCGGTGAAGGCCCTCTTCTGCGAATTGACCCACTTCCCCGAGGCCGCCCTCTTCGAGGAGCTGGCCGGGAAATCGGTCGAGACCCTCTGCGTCACCCATTATCCCGACCACTTCGTGAAGGCCGAGGCCGCCCTCCGCAAGCTCGCGAAAAAATCGGGCTACAAGGGCAAGGTCGAAGTCATGACCGAGCGCCAGACCTGCGAGCTGTAG
- the proB gene encoding glutamate 5-kinase — MAKSLSPKSRSKSVSKSKKSQGKSLQRWVVKLGTGILTTPEGRLDLEQIRKLVSQVARLRARGIQIILVSSGAIGGGMGILGLAKRPKAIEELQTCAAIGQPYLMSLYAELFGKHRMHVAQILLTYFDLDSRSLYANAQKTLSHILRLDKGSYVPIINENDVISHEEIKFGDNDQLSAHVAVMAKADRLIILSNVPGLTENSDGSGKAIAHVPKIDERILSLAGKTASERSVGGMITKLTAARIANGEGILMQIAHGRTTDVLVKIAKGDKIGTLFGELGELKGKI, encoded by the coding sequence ATGGCGAAGTCTCTCTCCCCCAAGTCCCGTTCCAAGTCTGTTTCCAAATCGAAAAAGTCGCAGGGCAAATCCCTCCAGCGTTGGGTGGTGAAGCTCGGCACCGGCATCCTGACGACGCCCGAGGGGCGCCTCGACCTGGAGCAGATCCGGAAGCTCGTCTCGCAGGTCGCGCGGCTCCGGGCGCGGGGCATCCAGATCATCCTCGTGAGCTCCGGCGCGATCGGCGGCGGCATGGGCATCCTCGGCCTCGCGAAGCGGCCCAAGGCGATCGAGGAACTCCAGACCTGCGCCGCCATCGGCCAGCCCTACCTGATGAGCCTCTACGCGGAGCTCTTCGGCAAGCACCGGATGCACGTCGCGCAGATCCTCCTGACCTACTTCGACCTCGACAGCCGCTCCCTCTACGCGAACGCGCAGAAGACCCTCTCCCACATCCTCCGCCTCGACAAGGGGAGCTACGTCCCGATCATCAACGAGAACGACGTGATCTCCCACGAGGAGATCAAGTTCGGCGACAACGACCAGCTCTCCGCCCACGTCGCCGTCATGGCGAAGGCCGACCGCCTCATCATCCTCTCGAACGTCCCCGGCCTCACGGAAAATTCCGACGGCAGCGGCAAGGCGATCGCCCACGTCCCGAAGATCGACGAGCGGATCCTCTCCCTCGCCGGGAAGACGGCGAGCGAGCGTTCCGTCGGCGGCATGATCACGAAGCTGACGGCGGCCCGCATCGCCAACGGGGAGGGGATCCTCATGCAGATCGCCCACGGACGGACGACCGACGTCCTGGTGAAGATCGCGAAGGGCGACAAGATCGGGACGCTGTTCGGCGAATTGGGCGAGCTGAAGGGCAAGATTTAG